From Echinicola jeungdonensis, the proteins below share one genomic window:
- a CDS encoding thiol-disulfide oxidoreductase DCC family protein, protein MPIQEKYDIVLFDGVCNLCNTAVDFIIQRDPQNQFKLASLQDEASKKLLKDYSVEEDYLDSIILIRGENVYYKSRAALEIAKKLKGLWPLFYGFVIIPTFLRDPIYDWIARNRYKWFGKRETCRMPSEEDKLKFLTAEEV, encoded by the coding sequence ATGCCAATCCAGGAAAAATACGATATCGTCCTATTTGACGGGGTCTGCAACCTCTGCAACACAGCAGTAGATTTCATTATCCAAAGGGATCCCCAAAACCAATTTAAGCTGGCCTCATTACAGGATGAGGCCAGCAAAAAATTGCTCAAAGATTATTCGGTGGAAGAAGATTATTTGGATTCCATCATATTGATCCGTGGGGAAAACGTTTATTATAAAAGCCGGGCAGCATTAGAAATTGCTAAAAAATTAAAGGGGCTATGGCCTCTTTTCTATGGCTTTGTAATTATTCCCACTTTTTTAAGGGATCCCATATATGACTGGATTGCCCGCAACCGATACAAATGGTTCGGCAAAAGAGAAACTTGCCGCATGCCGAGTGAGGAGGATAAATTGAAGTTTTTGACTGCAGAGGAAGTATGA